The Alteribacter populi genomic sequence ACCCTGACTATGAAATCTAAGAGTACTGCACCATGACTAGTATATACATTCATAGGAGGGGGTACCTTTGACTAAAATCTTGATTAAAAATGCTGAAATTATAACCATGAATCCTCAAGACGACATCATTTACGGAGACCTATTAATTGAAAATGATCATATTGCGAAGGTGGATCAAAATATTGAGGAAAACAATATTGATAAAGTCATTGATGCTCGTAATAAGACGATCATACCAGGGTTTGTTCAAACACATATTCACTTATGTCAGTCATTGTTTCGAGGGCAAGCCGACGATTTAGAATTGATGGACTGGTTACAGAAAAAAATCTGGCCATTAGAAGCCTCCCATGATGAAGAATCCAGTTATTATTCAGCCATGCTTGGGATCGGTGAACTTATTCAAAGCGGGACAACTACCGTAATCGATATGGAAACAGTCCATCATGCTGATTTCGCTTTTCAAGCCATCGCCCAAAGTGGAATGAGAGCATTCAGTGGGAAAGTCATGATGGATAAAGGAAATGAAGTTCCTAAACGACTCCAAGAAAAAACAGAAAAGTCACTTCAACAAAGTGTCGATTTACTTGAAAAATGGAATGATTACGATAATGGCAGAATTCAATATGCTTTTTGTCCCCGGTTTGTTGTCTCCTGTACAGAAGACTTATTAACGAATGTTCGAGATCTTTCGGCTCACTATAATGTCAAAGTTCATACTCATGCTGCTGAAAATAGGGGAGAAATTGAAATTGTTGAAAAGGAACGCGGCATGAGAAATGTAGTATACCTTGATCACATTGGATTAGCGAACCCTCGATTAATATTGGCTCACTGTGTATGGCTGAATGAGGAAGAAAAAGAAATCATTAAAGGGAGAGGTGTGAAAGTCAGTCATTGTCCTGGCTCTAACCTGAAGTTAGCTTCAGGTATAGCTGAAGTACCAGATATGTTAGCAAAAGATATGATGATCAGCTTGGGGGCAGACGGAGCTGCTTGTAATAATAACTTAGATATGTTTAATGAAATGAGATTAGCCGCTCTCATCCAGAAACCACAACACGGCCCAACTGCAATGGATGCCAAGTCGATTTTTCGGATGGCGACAATAGGAGGAGCCACGGCAGTCGGCTTAGAAGATGAGATTGGCAGTCTTGAAGTGGGCAAGAAAGCAGACTTGTCCATACTGAACCTTAATGACTTTCATGTGTATCCTTCTTTTGGTGTCGACCCGATCTCGCGTATTGTTTATTCGGCGACGCGAGCAGATGTTGAGACTACGATCATTAATGGAAGGGTCGTGTTGGACAATCGAAAACTAACGACGATAGATAAAGATCTCGTCCTTTATGAATCTAATAAATCGATTCAAAGACTATTAAAACGGTTACCTAACATCCAATACAGTGAGACTGAAAAATCTAACGTAACAAAACCGAACTTTGGATGAAAGGAAGTAAGACGTTCATTGCTTAGAGGGTGCCCAAGAGGTTAAAGCAACCTATTGGTTCACCCTTTTCTTTTAATTTTTTAAATGACCACATGAAATAATAACCTCCAACTAATACTACAATTAAGAAGGAGGCATTCATGAGACTTATATATTTACCCATCATATTGCTCATTTTCTCACTCATAAATATAAACACTCCTGACATATTAACTGTAACATTTGAAGGAGAAACGATCGCAACTGTTAACAAATCGGAATATACAGACCCTTTGTTCGGTAAAACGATGGTAGATGCAGATAAGTATCGCGAACTTGTCGAATCAATTGATCAGGAAGTTGATGAAGACCCCGTCAATGCAATGATAGATGAACATGGGCGTGTAATTTCTGAACATGTTGGTTACAGGTTAGATCGCCAAGCATTCAAAGAGTCATTTTTCAATTATTTTTATAGTAATGGGAACACTGAAATAGAAGCACCTAGGTTAAAAGTCTACCCGAAAGTTGACAGTGAGTTACTTGCCCATATTCGTGTACAAGAAATCGGTCATTACATAACGTATTTTAATTCAAATAACAAGGAACGATCACATAATATCGCCCTTGCTACAGAAGCAATCAATAACCACGTTGTTTTTCCTGAAGAGACGTTTTCATTTAACGGAACGGTCGGAAAGAGAACGATTAAAAGAGGTTATTTACCCGCTCCAATAATCGTAAGAGGGGAATTAGCTGAAGGGATTGGTGGCGGAATTTGTCAAGTATCGTCAACATTGTTTAATGCCGTTGATCATGCAGGTTTGAAAATCGTTCAAAGATACGCCCACAGTAAACGCGTCCCTTATGTTCCACCTGGACGAGACGCAACCGTAAGCTGGTACGGCCCTGATTTTATATTTAAAAATAAACATAATCAGCCTGTCCTGATTCGAGCACAAATAGTTGGAGGCCAAGTCATTATCAGGATTTACTCCTCAGAAACGATTAATTACGAACCACGAAATGTTCCTGACGCTCCAAATCAGGTTCCAAAAGAAATCATCGTAGGTAAATTATTTTAAAATACTCCTCTCATAATGAAAGCTTAAATTAATTAACTGTCAATAACAAATATAACACCGTCTGAATAAATCCAGACGGTGTTATATTGCGATTTAAGTTCATGATTATGATTCGGGATTCCAGCTAAATTTTTCGGAATTTAACTTACGTTATGCATATTCTGAAACGTTAGCTAAACTTTTACACTAACCAAATGAAGTAACAAAGGAAGATAACAAAAAGTACATACATTAGAGGGTGGACATTTTTATATTCGCCCTTCACGACTTTTAAGATTGGGTAAGTGATAAACCCTAAAGCGATCCCAGTAGCAATACTATACGTTAACGGCATTGCAATGATAGTAACAAAAGCGGGAATCGCATATTCTAGTTCTTTCCACTTAATAGAACCTAATGCTGATGCCATGAGTACTCCAACTATGATGAGCGCAGGTGCTGTCACTTGACTAGTGACAACTTCCAATAATGGAGAGAAAAATAAGAATAGTAAAAACAAACCGCCCGTCACAATTGAAGCAAACCCCGTACGTGCTCCAGCAGCAACTCCGGCTGAAGATTCAATGTAAGAGTTTGTCGTTGAAGTACCAAAGATTGAACCAACCACTGTTGCAATCGCGTCAGTCCCAAGTGCAGCTTTAGCACGAGGAAGCTTATTATCTTTTATGAAACCAGCCTGTGTCGCTACAGCAATCAGTGTTCCGGCCGTATCAAAAAAGTTAACGAATAAAAAAGTAAAAATAACGGTGAGTAACTCAGGTGACAACACATCTGGTACAGACATTATCGCTACGCCAAAAGTTGGTGCTAAACTAGGAATAGCAGAAATGATTTGCGAAGGTATCGGGATTAAGCCAAAAATCATCCCGGCACCTGCTGTCAATATCATTCCATAAAAGATTGCCCCATGAAACCCACGTACCATGAAAATCGCAGTCATGACAAAACCGAATATAGCTAATACAGTCGTAGGAGCTGTAAGGTTGGCTAACGTAACCACAGTGTCTTCACTTGCAGTAACAATACCTGCATTTTGTAATCCGATAAACGCGATAAATAATCCGATCCCAGCCCCAGTTGCCATTTTCAGCTGAGCGGGTATGGCATTGATGATTTTTTCTCTAATTTCCGTAATTGATAGAATAAAGAAGATAATCCCTGAAATAAACACTCCGGCTAATGCTGTTTCCCAAGGAATTCCCATTCCAATGACAACACTATAGGCAAAAAATGCATTTAATCCCATTCCCGGAGCTAATGCAATCGGATAATTGGCCCATAAAGCCATAAGAAAACATGCAAGAGCTGCCGATAAACCAGTAGCAACAAAAACCGCCCCGCTGTCCATACCAGCATCACTTAAAATCGCCGTATTAACAAACATCACATACGACATAGCCATAAAGGTTGTTAGCCCACCGATCGATTCTCTTTTATAGCTTGTATTCGATTCACTAAAACCAAAATACCGCTCAATCCTGCTTTCCTGTTTCATCTTTGGTTCTAAACCTGGCTCCACATTTATCCCCTCCTAAATAAAAATGAAAGCCGCAGTCGAGAAGAAGTTTCTTCTCATCTGCGGCTTCTAAAAACCTCCGTTAACAGAGGTATAGCAACCCATACATCGTAAGCAAAATAAAAGCGATGTAATCGCTTTCACCTCGTTAAAGTAAATTATATTCAAAATAATCTGACAAGTCAATGGTTGGATAAATGAATGAATGCTTAAATTCCTACACTATAACACCCTTGACTTTTTGGTAAATTATAAATATTATGATAATTAATAGACTTTTTTTTGCATGGCAAGGGAGCTGTGTGAAGATCATTCATCCATGGAATTATTTATGGAAATGGCTTCACATGGCTCTTTTTATTTGGCTCCTTTCGCATAGATTGTTGTTTTAAATTGATAAATCGAAGGAGCGAAAGGCGGCGAATCCAGCAGGAAAGGCAAAAGCTGAAGACCTCGGAGTGAGATAGAGTTTGCGAACGAGAAGGCTGAAACGTTGCCCGCGGCAAAGAAGACACCGTGAATTCGTACAAAGTGAAAGAAGAACGGATGTCGCACTTGTGCCCTGGGGTGAAAGCGTCCACCTGTAGTGGATTCGAGCGCTGATCTTATCAAAAAGCAACAATCTTTTAGAAAACAGCTTTTTATTTTTACTAGGAGGTTATCATGTTGAAAACGATCACATTCAAAGTTAACGGAAGGGAAATGAAGGTAAACTGTCCTTCAAGTAAAACTTTACTTGACGTATTGCGTGATGATTTAGATTTGACCGGGAGTAAGGAGTGCTGTGGAAAGGGAGAGTGCGGAACTTGTTCAGTACTTATGAATAATGAAGCCGTTTGTTCTTGCTTAGTATTAGCGGGTCAAGTCGAAGGAGAAGAAATTCTTACAGTTGAAGGAATTGGTACTACTTCTTCAATGGATGTCTTACAGGAAGCTTTTGTTGCCGAAGGAGCTTCTCAATGTGGTTATTGTACACCAGGGTTTATTGTTGCTGCACGGGCATTTCTAAATCGAATCGAGAAAGTACCAACAATTGAAGACATTCAAGAGGAAATGGCAGGTAACTTATGTCGGTGCACCGGCTACACCAAAATAACTAAAGCCATTCAAACTGCAGCAATCCGACTTCTTTCACCTTCCACCGAAAAGCATACAATCAGTTCAGGAAGGGTGTCATCATAATGAGAATATCTGAAATTGATATGGTCTCGCCTAAGACATTAGATGATTGTTTGACTGTTTTATCTGACTCAACACAAGATGTCCGTTTACTAGCTGGAGGAACGGACGCAGTTGTTCGCTTGAAGGAGGGACACTGGAGACCAGCACTTTGGGTCAATATTAAAGGGGTAAAAGAATTACGTTATATTCGTGAAGAAGAAGATGGCATTCATATAGGTCCGCTCACTACACATACCGACATCGTTCATTCTTCTCTCTTACAAGAAAAAGCCGACGTTTTGGTTCATGCAGCAAGTGAAGTAGGTGCCACCCACATTCGCAATATGGGGACAATAGGTGGTAATTTAGGAACAGCTTCACCTGCTGGTGATACCATTCCTCCTCTCTACGTTTTAGATGCGGTAATCGAACTTTCTTCAGTAAATGGAAAAAGGAAAGTAGCTATTGAAGATTTCTTTAACGGTCCAGGAAAAACGGTTCAACAAAAAACAGAGTTGATCAGTAATATTATCATCCGGCCTCAATCTGCTAATGAGATCGGCATTTTCGAGAAACTTGGACCGCGTAAGGCGCAAGCAATTAGTATTGTCGATGTAGCAATCTCGTTGAAGATGAGCACAAATGAACGAGAATGTTTAGGAGGAAAGATCGCTTTTGGATCTGTGGCCCCGACCATTATTCGTGCACACAAATGTGAATCAATACTAAAGTTACAGGCACTGGATGATGAGGCGATTGAAAATTTAGCGACAATAGCCTGGAAGGAAGTAGCCCCCATTAGCGACCTGAGAGCAACGGCCGGCTACCGTCGAGACATGGCTAGCTCTTTGTTGGCAAGAGGGTTACATCGATTAATGATGAGGTGGGATAACAGATGACATTACCTAAAGAAAAAACAACATGGGTAGGGAGTAGGGTCCCACGTATAGATGGACCTGAGAGAGTGACCGGTGAATTAAAATATATGACTGATTATCATTATGAAAACATGGTTTGGGGCAAGGTGCTTCGGCCTCCATACCCTTATGCCAAGATTAAAAAAATGAATACAACGAAAGCTAAGAGTCTACCTGGAGTGATTGCGGTTCTGACGTACGAAGACATCCCCGGTTTTAATGGGTTTGGCATCGTCGTACCAGATCAGCCTGTTTTATGTGAAGACGTTGTACGGACTACCTCTGATGCTGTCGCGTTAGTTGCAGCAGAAACTGAAGAAATCGCTGAAGAGGCTTTAGATCTGATTGAAATCGATTATGAACCTCTCCAAGCGGTTACTGATACAGAATTTGCTCTTTCGGATGATTCTCCAAAATTACATCCAGATGGCAACATACATAGCCACGTAACAATTTCAAACGGTGATGTAGAAACAGCATTTAAGGAAGCTGATATCGTCTTCGAGAACACCTTCCACTCTCCTAGGCAAATGCATGCGTTTATCGAAACAGAAGGGGGATGGGGAATACTTGAAGCGGATGGAACATTAACGATCCGCTGTCCTGGTCAGTATGCATATCGAGACCGCTTACAAATTGCTCGTGCCTTAGCTTGGAACCCGTCCCGTATCAGGGTAGTTTCGAGTCCCGTTGGAGGTGCGTTTGGTGGAAAAGACGAAATTACCATCCAAATTTATTTAGCCTTGCTCGCTCTTCATACTAACGGGCGCCCTGTGAAAATTCACTACAGCCGTGAAGAATCCGTCATCGCTGGTATGAAAAGACATCCATTCAAAGTAGAAATGAAAACGGCTGCTAAAAAAGATGGCACATTGATAGCGAATCAAGTCAGGGCTATCGCTGATACGGGAGCCTATGCTTCTCTTGGAGGAGCGGTTATCAGCCTAGCCATTGAGCATTCGTGTGGCCCTTATAAAATTCCAAATGTTGACCTAGAAGGCTATTGCGTTTACACCAATAATGGAGTAGCAGGAGCTTTTAGAGGCTTTGGTGTAAATCAAGTATGTATGGGAATTGAGACCCATTTAGATATGATCGCAGAAGAAATTGGTATGGATCCAATAGAGATCCGAAAGAAAAATGTCTACCACCAAGGAGAGGTATCCAGCTTGGGGCATGTTGTAAAAGGAAGCGTCGGTACTTGGAAAACACTTGATGTAGCCGAAAAATGTGATTTGTGGGTGAACCGAGATAAGTATAAAGCTGAAGGGAAGGAACCTTGGAAAAAAAGAGGGGTTTCAATTGCAACTTCTTTCCATGGAGTAGGTATGGGAATTGGCTTGCCTGATTATGGATCTGCTTCAATTGAATTACTTCATGACGGTCGATTTGAAGTCAGTGTAGGCTGTGAGGAAATAGGAGGCGGTAATGGCACCGTTTATGCTCAAGTGGCAGCGGAAACGCTGAACTGTGATGTTACTTATATAGATATCGTGCAAGGAGATACTTCAAAGACGATGGATGGCGGGACAATTACCGCGTCTCGATCCACTTACACTGGAGGGAGAGCAGTTGCCACTGCAGCACCTCATATGTTGAATTTACTAACAAAAACAGCTGCCGGAATATGGGGAGTCGATGAAACAGATGTGAGTGTAGGAAAACAAAAGGTTGTACTAAAGAGCAAAGATCGTCCTAATGATTCTTTATCCTACGCACAAATTTACGACTTTTTATATGAACACCGCCTGGAAACAAGAGTTGAAGGACATTTCATCCTCCCAAAAGAAAAGAAAGCGATTAAAGGTTCAGGTGGAGCTCCTCATCATATTTACGGGTATTTAACTCATGTAGTGATGGTGGAAGTAGATACATTGACCGGTGAAACTGAAGTAATCAAAGTAGTTTCTATCCCAGATGCAGGGAGGGTCATTAATCCTCAAGGTTTGGAAGGGCAAGCTGAAGGCGGTGCCGTAATGGGAATAGGTTATGCCCTCTATGAAGATACCATTATGGAAAACGGCGTTCATAAGACCACGAACTTTTCCGACTATATTCTTCCTACCATGAAAGACTGTCCGCATATTGAAACTCTACCTGTAGAAGAGCTAGAAGCGACAGGACCTTTTGGAGCAAAGGGGATTGGGGAAGTAGTTATGATTCCTATTATTCCAGCCACGATATCTGCGATTCATGATGCTATTGGTGTAAGAATCAATCATTTACCAGCAACTCCGGAACGAGTTTATCAAGCGATAAAAGCTCTACGAGAAAAAGAATCCAAATCTAATGAAGAAAAAGTGATGTAAATGCTATCAGAAGAATTGGTACAGAAGCTTTCCAAATCGATAGAAAAAAGAATAAATGTCGCGTTAATTACGGTAACAAAGCACCCTGATATAGAAATAGTTGGGAGCCGGTCACTACTTTGGGATGACGGTACTCTGTTTCATGGTAGTCCTATATCTGTTCCGCTTTCTGAACCATTTATAAATCATGGAATACCATTAATGACAAAGAAAAAAACCAAGTCGATTCAGTTTGAATGGCAATCCAATTTTATTGAGTGTTATGTAGAAATGTATGAAGCGCCCCCTCATTTGATTATCACGGGTGCCGGTCACGTAGGTGAACCTGTTGCCAAATTAGGGAAAATGCTGAATTTCTATGTAACGGTGGTTGATGACCGCACTGAATTCGCTAATCAAAAGAAATTTCCTGATGTGGATGAAGTGGTCTGTTGTGACTCTTTTCTCTCTTATTTCAACAATGTTCCTATATCTTCACGGACATATGTATTACTTTTAACACGTGGACATCAATTTGATGTTATGAGTTTACAAGAGTTATTAAAACGAAAGGAGAGCGCGGGGTATATTGGGATGATCGGCAGCAGAAGAAGAATTGCTGGCGTCTTTGAACAACTGAGAGATGATTTTCCTGATGAAACCTTTGATAACATTTTTACACCAGTTGGAATAGACATAGGAGCACAAACTCCTGAAGAAATTTCCGTTAGTATTATGGCAGAGATACTAAAAGTAAAAAACAACACGTCAGGACAATCGTTAAGTGAGAGTATTCGTCGGTTAGCAAAGCTAGGTTTTAAATAGTACGGTTCCTGTTATAAAGGAAGGAGGAAAGAGTTATGACAGACTTGGATTTTTTTAACAAAGTAGTATGTCTTCGCAAACTAGATCAACCTGCAGCTTTAGCTACTGCAATTCGTACGAGAGGCTCGACTCCAAGAAAAACAGGAACAAAAATGCTAATTTACTTGAATGGTCAAATTGAAGGAACGATAGGGGGTGGTTGTGGAGAAGCAGAGGTCATTGAAGAGGCCTATAACGTGATACGAAAAAAACTCCCGACGCATTATACCGTCGATTTAACATCTGGTATTTTGTACGAAGATGGCGGGATATGCGGCGGCACGATGGATGTGTTTATTGAACCAATATGTAAGGAAGGGTAACGGTAACAGGGAAAGGTTCAGTAATAAATGAATAAAGCGAGTGATAATTGTGGGAGAGTTCGTAAAAGGTACGACGCCGAAGGAGCAAGCCCTTTACCAAGGGGTTAATCTCTCAGGTACAAGGAACCGCAATTTGACGCACCTCTGGAGAGAGCGAATTAGCCACCAAAGGGGAATATTCTTTACCTAATGTAAAGAATTCAAACTCTCAGGTAAAAGGACAGAGGAAAGGAGAAGTCAGCGCCTTTCCCTGTCTTTTTTGTGTCTAAAATACAAATCTTTAAGGAGGCAATACAAATGGCTTTACATGTAAACGATCCGGAATTATTTAACTCAATTACAAAGGAAGAAAAAAGGCAAAAATCAACATTGGAATTAATCGCTTCAGAAAACTTTGTGAGTGAGGATGTCATGCAAGCGATGGGTACGGTTTTGACAAATAAATATGCTGAAGGCTATCCAGGAAAACGATATTACGGCGGGTGTGAACATGTTGATGTTGTGGAAAGGCTGGCTATAAACAGGGTAAAAAACCTTTTCAATGCACAGTTTGCCAATGTCCAGCCACATTCCGGAGCTCAAGCTAATACAGCGGTGTTTTTCTCTCTTTTACAGCCTGGTGATACAATTATGGGAATGAATTTATCCCACGGCGGTCACCTTACGCACGGGAGTCCTGTCAGTATCTCCGGTAAATGGTTTAAAGTTGCATCGTATGGTGTAGACAAACAAACTGGACGTATAGATTACGACCAAGTGGAATCGATAGCATTAAAAGAGAGGCCAAAATTAATAATAGCAGGAGCGAGTGCATACACACGAACCTTGGATTTTAAAGCCTTTGCAGAAATCGCTCGTAAAACGGGGGCGACTTTCATGGTGGATATGGCCCACATAGCCGGTCTTGTAGCCACTGAGCACCACCCTTCACCTCTTCCGCATGCCGATGTTGTCACAAGTACAACTCACAAAACCCTTCGTGGGCCAAGAGGAGGGGTCATTTTAAGCAATGATGAGCTACAAATTAAGAAAATGAATAAAGCCATTTTTCCTGGCATTCAAGGTGGACCAATGATGCATATCATTTCTGCAAAAGCCGTTGCTTTTAAAGAAGCAATGCAAGATCGTTTTAATGATTATATTAATCAAGTCGTCGTAAACGCATCTACACTTGCTAAAACGTTAAAGGATGAGGGCTGCGAGCTCGTTGCAGGAGGAACGGATAATCACCTTATCCTACTGGATGTTCGCCCTTGTGGCCTAACTGGAAAAATGGCAGAAGAATACCTTGACGAATCAGGAATCACCACCAACAAAAACACGATCCCTTTTGATCCTGAAAGCCCTTTTATCACTAGCGGTATCCGTATTGGAACCTCAGCTCTTACTACAAGAGGTATGAAGGAAAAAGAAATGGAGATCATTGGACATATAATAGCAAACGTTTTAAAAAGTCAGGGTGAAACAAAAATCATAGAAGAATCAAAGGGAATAGTAAACGACTTGTGTTCAAAATTCCCGTTATTTGCATATGACCAACCAGACAGTATAAAGGTGAAAGCTTAATATTAGAACTCAGTACTTTTGATTAAGGAAGAGCTCCTCTTTTGTAAAAAGAGAGGGGCTTTTTTATATTTCAAAGTTGAACCTTTGTGTCTTTTTTATTAGAATAATTACGAATATATTAGCAATTTACTCACGATTGACTTCTTTTGACCACCTTGATTTACTTTTTTCAAAGCATTCAGACTTTCGAAACTTAGTTTTTGAAGAGTTATTCATAGAAGAAAAAGATATTTCCGTTTATTTTCACGAATAATCTGAATTATCTGTATTGACTATATTGTAAAAAAAGTATATGATGTATTTAAGTTGATAGCAATGGGGCTACAACTACTGAAATTATAAATTTAAGTTGATTACTATCATCAAATAGTTTGGCATGGCAAGGGCGCTGTGTAGAGATTAGTGTATTTATTACACTCTTTACATTGTGCCCCTTTTATTTTATTTGAAATGTGGTGAACAAATGGAGAAATGTGCGTTAATTGTGATCGATTGTATTAATGACTTTCTAGTAAATGAAGAGTGCCCTCTCTTCTGCTCTGAAGGTGAAAAGGCAGTCGGTGGCATTAAAGAAGCAATCGATCTGTTTCACAACCAAGACCAGCAAGTTATTTTTGTAAAGGATGCTCATCGAAAAAATGACGGTGACTTCATTGTCCGTCCTAACCACGGAATAAAAGGAACCTGGGGGGCAGAAGTTGTAAAGAGTCTTCAACAAAAAATGGTAAATAATGACTATATTATTGATAAACGCCGCCACAGTGCCTTTTCTTATACTGATTTAGATTTGTTTTTAAGAGAAGAAAAAATTGAACACGTCGTTCTAATCGGGGGGTGGACGAATACGGGAATTAGAAGTACAGCATCCGACGCTTTTCATCAAGCCTATAAAGTGACTGTACTCAGCAATTGTTGTTATTCACAAACTGAGGAAATGCACCAGGCAGGATTAGTGGATATTCGCCTGTTTGGTCAAGTTATGACCTTAGAAGAATTCAACGGTGTCATTTGTTAACCTGTAAAGTTGAAACATCAGAGGGTATAGTGGGGCGATGGGATGAGAGAGATATACCTTTTCATGCACGATAACAATTTGAAAAAAGAACTTGCGCAAAAGTTGCAACAATTAGGTTATCGAGTTAATTGTCCAAACGATCAGGAGTATTCCTTTAATTTGGACAGCCATTTATGTATTGCTGATTCACACTATTTAATGCATCATTCTTTACATTGTCCTTATGTGATTCTATATACTGATATAATCAATGACCAAGCCTTGGATTTAATCAAAAAACATTCGTGTACAGGGTTTATCGGACTTGATTATTGTCATATATCTCTTCAATCGGTTATTGAGGTAGCATCTTTTAAAATTAAGCAGTTAGAAAAAGTACACAAAGAAAACCGGAAATTAACGAGAAAACTACAAGATCGAAGAATAATTGAAAAAGCAAAGTATTTACTCGTAAAAAGATCTCGGATTTCAGAAGAGGAAGCTTATGAAAGAATGCGTTCTGAAGCGATGAACCAGCAAAAAACGTTACGAAGTATCGCAGATTTGATCTTAATTAACGAAGAATAACTCTGTTTCACAACACCAACCTATATGGGAGGGAAACCATGGAGGAAGCAACTATAGCAGTACCGTCGTTTAGTTCTCTCAAAAAACAGATCTCTCAACTTTATAACAAAGTTAATCAGGAGATGTATGGGATAGGGGTAAAAAAACAAAGAATAGAGATTTTCCAAAACTCGGTTATTATTTTTAGTGAACATAAACGGGTTCCCGCATTAAACGTCATAAGCAACAAGTACCCTGAATTAACCATTTCAACCGATGCGGCACTAGTAAGCGAATTTAAACAACGAATAAAAGATCAAATTGAAAATAGTTTTCAAGAAAAAGTACTTACCGTTTTAAAAGACTTTGATCCTAAAACCGAACAAGCGTTTACAGTCATCCAATTCGAAAAAGTCATTAGTCCAAACTGAGAATG encodes the following:
- a CDS encoding VanW family protein yields the protein MRLIYLPIILLIFSLININTPDILTVTFEGETIATVNKSEYTDPLFGKTMVDADKYRELVESIDQEVDEDPVNAMIDEHGRVISEHVGYRLDRQAFKESFFNYFYSNGNTEIEAPRLKVYPKVDSELLAHIRVQEIGHYITYFNSNNKERSHNIALATEAINNHVVFPEETFSFNGTVGKRTIKRGYLPAPIIVRGELAEGIGGGICQVSSTLFNAVDHAGLKIVQRYAHSKRVPYVPPGRDATVSWYGPDFIFKNKHNQPVLIRAQIVGGQVIIRIYSSETINYEPRNVPDAPNQVPKEIIVGKLF
- a CDS encoding NCS2 family permease; the protein is MERYFGFSESNTSYKRESIGGLTTFMAMSYVMFVNTAILSDAGMDSGAVFVATGLSAALACFLMALWANYPIALAPGMGLNAFFAYSVVIGMGIPWETALAGVFISGIIFFILSITEIREKIINAIPAQLKMATGAGIGLFIAFIGLQNAGIVTASEDTVVTLANLTAPTTVLAIFGFVMTAIFMVRGFHGAIFYGMILTAGAGMIFGLIPIPSQIISAIPSLAPTFGVAIMSVPDVLSPELLTVIFTFLFVNFFDTAGTLIAVATQAGFIKDNKLPRAKAALGTDAIATVVGSIFGTSTTNSYIESSAGVAAGARTGFASIVTGGLFLLFLFFSPLLEVVTSQVTAPALIIVGVLMASALGSIKWKELEYAIPAFVTIIAMPLTYSIATGIALGFITYPILKVVKGEYKNVHPLMYVLFVIFLCYFIWLV
- a CDS encoding (2Fe-2S)-binding protein, with translation MLKTITFKVNGREMKVNCPSSKTLLDVLRDDLDLTGSKECCGKGECGTCSVLMNNEAVCSCLVLAGQVEGEEILTVEGIGTTSSMDVLQEAFVAEGASQCGYCTPGFIVAARAFLNRIEKVPTIEDIQEEMAGNLCRCTGYTKITKAIQTAAIRLLSPSTEKHTISSGRVSS
- a CDS encoding 5'-deoxyadenosine deaminase, whose translation is MTKILIKNAEIITMNPQDDIIYGDLLIENDHIAKVDQNIEENNIDKVIDARNKTIIPGFVQTHIHLCQSLFRGQADDLELMDWLQKKIWPLEASHDEESSYYSAMLGIGELIQSGTTTVIDMETVHHADFAFQAIAQSGMRAFSGKVMMDKGNEVPKRLQEKTEKSLQQSVDLLEKWNDYDNGRIQYAFCPRFVVSCTEDLLTNVRDLSAHYNVKVHTHAAENRGEIEIVEKERGMRNVVYLDHIGLANPRLILAHCVWLNEEEKEIIKGRGVKVSHCPGSNLKLASGIAEVPDMLAKDMMISLGADGAACNNNLDMFNEMRLAALIQKPQHGPTAMDAKSIFRMATIGGATAVGLEDEIGSLEVGKKADLSILNLNDFHVYPSFGVDPISRIVYSATRADVETTIINGRVVLDNRKLTTIDKDLVLYESNKSIQRLLKRLPNIQYSETEKSNVTKPNFG
- a CDS encoding FAD binding domain-containing protein; translated protein: MRISEIDMVSPKTLDDCLTVLSDSTQDVRLLAGGTDAVVRLKEGHWRPALWVNIKGVKELRYIREEEDGIHIGPLTTHTDIVHSSLLQEKADVLVHAASEVGATHIRNMGTIGGNLGTASPAGDTIPPLYVLDAVIELSSVNGKRKVAIEDFFNGPGKTVQQKTELISNIIIRPQSANEIGIFEKLGPRKAQAISIVDVAISLKMSTNERECLGGKIAFGSVAPTIIRAHKCESILKLQALDDEAIENLATIAWKEVAPISDLRATAGYRRDMASSLLARGLHRLMMRWDNR
- a CDS encoding xanthine dehydrogenase family protein molybdopterin-binding subunit encodes the protein MTLPKEKTTWVGSRVPRIDGPERVTGELKYMTDYHYENMVWGKVLRPPYPYAKIKKMNTTKAKSLPGVIAVLTYEDIPGFNGFGIVVPDQPVLCEDVVRTTSDAVALVAAETEEIAEEALDLIEIDYEPLQAVTDTEFALSDDSPKLHPDGNIHSHVTISNGDVETAFKEADIVFENTFHSPRQMHAFIETEGGWGILEADGTLTIRCPGQYAYRDRLQIARALAWNPSRIRVVSSPVGGAFGGKDEITIQIYLALLALHTNGRPVKIHYSREESVIAGMKRHPFKVEMKTAAKKDGTLIANQVRAIADTGAYASLGGAVISLAIEHSCGPYKIPNVDLEGYCVYTNNGVAGAFRGFGVNQVCMGIETHLDMIAEEIGMDPIEIRKKNVYHQGEVSSLGHVVKGSVGTWKTLDVAEKCDLWVNRDKYKAEGKEPWKKRGVSIATSFHGVGMGIGLPDYGSASIELLHDGRFEVSVGCEEIGGGNGTVYAQVAAETLNCDVTYIDIVQGDTSKTMDGGTITASRSTYTGGRAVATAAPHMLNLLTKTAAGIWGVDETDVSVGKQKVVLKSKDRPNDSLSYAQIYDFLYEHRLETRVEGHFILPKEKKAIKGSGGAPHHIYGYLTHVVMVEVDTLTGETEVIKVVSIPDAGRVINPQGLEGQAEGGAVMGIGYALYEDTIMENGVHKTTNFSDYILPTMKDCPHIETLPVEELEATGPFGAKGIGEVVMIPIIPATISAIHDAIGVRINHLPATPERVYQAIKALREKESKSNEEKVM